A region of the Macadamia integrifolia cultivar HAES 741 unplaced genomic scaffold, SCU_Mint_v3 scaffold572, whole genome shotgun sequence genome:
TTGAATATGTTGGAGGATATACCAGTAGATTTTGACATTTTGCATCAATAACTAGAGAGCTTATCTTATCAACCTAGAAAATTCCAATTAGCAATTTGGatatctaccaaaaaataataattaaaaaaaaaaattggatcctACTAATCTAAAAGACCATATATTTTGTTACATGTTACAACTCAGAAAGACAAATTTACCCACAAAAAGACAGAAAAAAGATAGGCAAAAGAATTTATGGAAGTATTGTTGGAGGTAAGGATATGAATttaaaatcgaaaccatttattgAAATCGAATCATACTGTTTACATCAAAATtgtaaaaccatttagtaaatggttcggttttggtttcaagttttagatcgattagctaaatgggtcgaATCCGTTTTAACCGTTTAATCAATTGGTTTCAGATCGATTTGAAACCGCgaaaactgaaccatttaaaccatcaaaatcgatccgattaaccTGTATAATGATTAAGTAACCAACTTTTAgaggtaatatttttttttttaacctcatATGAAATTCTTTGGACATTAGTTTCATATTCTAAGTAATTGTTTTATTCCTTTATATAGCTGAGACAGATAAAGAGGAATTATTTAAAGCTTTAGAGATGTGTTTTCAGAGCCTTCTATTCCAACTTTAGCGTCATCCACCACTACTATCGTTGTtcattagtagttttgtttgcattttactttctcaatgtaatattttcttttatttagttgtttggttgttttaacaaaacataataatttgcatttcacattcttaagattgaatcgtttatcacaaaaagcaaattttagtaaacatgcaaataaactggcaaaccgattgctaaccctTTAGAAACTGTAtagaataaatcgaaatcgaaaccgtttaaaatcgtTAAACCGAAATTGTTTAAGAACCGTAGAACAGaaatcgtttactaaatggttgtagtttcagaaagtgcagcCATTTAGTAAATTGTacgattttggtttcagccaaataaatgtgaatcaaaccgaaccgaatcaaTTAATGCCCTTAGTTGGAGGGGTATTACCCATCCAAAATGATCATAACACTCCTTTCCCCTTGTTAATCctttcaaaaaacaaaagaagaagaagagaaaaagattcAAAGAACACTCCCTCGCAGCAAGGGCCAATGGAGACACTATAGTTTTTGCTAAATTCACGTTTCATTTGGTtagaagagaaataaatgaaggaaattaaataaaaatttaataattaccTATTACTTTTTTGAATCTATCTCTTAATCACTCACAATTTTATTATTCAATTCTATTTTATATCAGAGTCAAATATCTTcaatatgaaattaaaataaatattaaatttgaaaaataaaattaccaaTAATAGTAAAAAATGCGAATCGATATACAATATTATTGagtaattaatataaaaaattatttttaattcctAAATCAATCAATTCCCCTTCCCTTCCTATACTTACAATTAGACCGGGCCAAATGGCAACCACAGTTGGTTCTCATGTTATTAGGGTAGTTaagagattttttcttttcctttttctgaataTTTTCTTAAAGAGTTCAATAAAATTGCTATGATTCTTTTTTCTAAAATCATCTAACTTGAGGATATCAGTTTAAACCTAGTAGTCTTTGCTCGATAGTTAACCGATTGAAGCCTTTCCTCAATAGTCTAAGCAGTACTTTTCAGTGTTTTATTCCTTTTAAAGTCAATtcttataatattttcattgttcATGAGATTCTTTTTCAAGTGAGAAATAGTAAGCAAAATATCAGATTTGATGGCCCTAacgtttttttctttggtagaaaaaaagatttatacATTGAGAATGGATTACACTCCTGAAATCTGAAAAAACAACATCAGCAAATGCACAGGGATCTTGAAATAGACAGAACCGTCCTGACAAGGGAATCACCTACAATATTAATATTTCTTGGAATAAACTAATAAGATATCATGTCCAAGTAAGTTTCTAATTGCCGAATATCCACAGGAATCGGATGAATAGAAAGTAAAAGGTTCTTTGAACGCTCTATAAGTGAAGCGACCACCTTCATATTATCATATTCAACAATAAGATCATAGGTACCTTCAGAGATAATCCTGCCCTGATTGCCATTTATGATTACCAAATAATAGTAAAAGAAATTAAAtcaattataaaattttattaggtaattaatagaaaattttcattttcgaTTCCTAAACCAATTTCCCAAATGGCAACCACAACTCCACGACCATATTAAGTGGATTTTGGCCCAAGCTCATTTGTGATTGGAAAAACTACCCCATAGAAAATGCCAACCTCCCAAATGGCAACCACAACTCCACGACCATATTAAGTGGATTTTGGCCCAAGTTCATTTGTGATTGGAAAAACTACCCCATAGAAAATGccaacctctttttttttttctttaaaccgAAGAGTTCGAGCCAGCTTACACGCAGACTAACACAGCAACTCatcgccatgatctccacttaaatcacagatgcatAAATGAAGAATCAAACTTGAGACCATGCgtctaatccacacaatccccagttcgtcctaaccatctggacaacccacgggtgggtaaagaataaataagaaaacaaacacacacacacacaatgcgtacgacagggtttaatcccacgacctcctcccctgggtgccggctccacaagccgaagctactaCCACTAGGCTATCATTCATAAATggtcttaacaaaaaaaaaaaaaaaaaaaatgttccaaATAAATAGTTTCAACTTTTAATTCCatcatgtcatttttttttggggggtaaaatatcatttttttttggtagaatttaaAAGGGCACTCAGGTAAAATATCACTTCCGATGCAAGAAGATCTTGACTAGTGAGTTTTTGTTAGGCTTGTTTTCAACATATCTCATGTATTACGTGAGGTTAGCAAAGTCTTTTCATAAAACCAGCATATCTAGACTTTTAACACTACAAGAAAATATGCGTCCGCCTCGTCCTaatcatagttggaaaatcagaAAAACCTGGTGATCCGGTATGATCAAACCTAGTTTATACAATTGTAAacatatttaataatttaagTGAATTGCTAAAGTAGTGAATTGCtttaatagtattttaaaacaCAACTTGACTTGCTAAGTTTATAGTAATTCGGGTAAAAACATAGTTTTATTTGAAGAGATGATTCATGACCGagtcttgtcatttttttttctctgactAGTCTACATAACTCTTGACCaggtttttcaaaattttgacttaACTCAGATGACACACTatttaaaacctggttttccaaaTATGGtcttgttgctgccaaaaaccccgtatgagttgatcctgcacaagcacagacggcggaggcccggagctttgtccggggttagtcctccgacgctcaagttagggtcggccgcacagttttcagtatgggagtaatggtgtgggttttgatgcttaccttctacCTTCCTCttgggccctcttatatagctcttatggtttagggtttcccctttccttggaggagtcctcctcgggtccacctcctttccttttagagtcctactcgaatacgtcctatccccttcatggggaatattctcttcacgcggttgacgtgatagagtccttgcagcctctatcaggtaggtgacacgtgtccaggtggACGACGCGTGTCTTTACCCTACTGAGCAATCAATTTGGTCGTATCAGGTCTTAACGAGACTTTTAAGAATAGTAATTTAATAGAGATGGTTTCAGCATTTTTAACTCTATTAAAGCCTTATTTTCTTGCAGTGTAAGAGAAAGGttatctaccaaaaaataaaatataaaagggaGATGTTACACCTGTGCTCACTTATAAAACAAAATATGTTATTATGGATTGAGTTTCTTTGCACCTATTGTGAATGAGAACTCGTTCATACTAGGCCATCCAGGCCACTCCAGGAAGGAGTAGCGGGCATGTGCAGGATCTTGTTCCTTGAATTCACCACTAGActcaaaatatctttttttctttttataaagaaaatatcTTATTATGTGAATTTGTTGAGtatttcagcaaaaaaaaaaaaaaaaaaaacaccatgaAAGGGATCCCATAGCCACAAAAGTAGAAGGAATTAGAAGCAAGAAATCAAAGATGTATCcaagaattcaaaaaaataCGAAGTGATGTCTTAATGAGAACAGATTGGAGTGGAGTGAAAACCATCAAATCAATAACCCATTTTAGAAATTGTTTTAACTTTACTCCACTTCTTTCAAAGTTCATTGCACGTTTTCCCTAATTTCACTTTGCTTCTATACCAACTTGTACAATACCTAACAAAGACAATCaatctataatatatatatatatatatcatttatttatttgtttagtaggaaaaaaaagttaaatcATAAATCAATGTTGAACAATCAGGGTGATGCCTCATGTTTTCATGATGAATCCACCTTTTAGGTGATGTATTTGTGATAACTAAGGCACCGTTCGGCTACGTTCTGTTTTTGTCGtttctatgttttcttgttcccagaaacggagaaacaacctaaaaagcatttgataaagttgttctgtttaacctatttttagaaacataaataaaaaaattatgtttatttataattttagaaacgactttgatgaaacaagtccgacttgtttcgtcatttctaaaaccgattttgaaagaaaaaaaatattgttggtGCCCGATAAATGTCTCAACTATGTAaacttaagggtgtcaatcgattcagttttggtttggttcccaatgatgataaggtggaccataACCAAACTAAGAACCGACTCGATtccgtatttagatactcaaaccgattcaatttgacttgattcggttttgattctaattcggttctgatatgcagttttaatttggttatgaaaatggttccacttttgaacccTGATTGTGAttgaccaaaggccataatgggctcaaattATGAGACTTATGGCTATTGCTAACTCTAAAATTAtcttagcatgtaaatatgtgatgataaattacaaaaaacattaccacattaaaaaaaaaaaaaagagcttgcaataaacactcttgaatgataGGAgcaattcggttcggttttggtttgaatCGATGATTCTGACACTCTAAACTGAAACCGAGCCAAACCAAATATCATACTCACATTCAAACCGAATTTGAATATAATaaatttggttcgatttcggtccTATTAATTCGgctcgattttgattttggtattcagttttggtttgaaattgacacccttatttaaatctaaaaagagttaaccaaaccctctctcccatttgggcatccgatgatactattaggttttttagtggcattatgtctgcaaaaaacgttttgagaaacaggtttatcaaacactaaaaaatctatttttattttcaaaaatgtgaaaagccgtttctgttgtttcttgaCATAGAAACAgcataaacgttatcaaacgatgcctaaATGTCAACTGTGCAAACATCAAGGAACAAAAGTCATGAAAAGGTGGAGAAACAAAATCTTGGAAGcatcaaagaaaagaagaaatcacCATACCATCGGATCTTGTTCTTATTTTGTAATATCTTCTTTAAATCTATGTTTGTTTTAGTctcttatagtttttttttttttttttctggtggaaTTAGTCTCTTATAGTTAGAAAGCTCTTAAAAGTCGCTAGAAGCCTAACTGGAATATACTCACACTTTGGTGGATAATCACATAGTAAATGGCACACTTTACCTTAATAATTCCCTTTTTTTAGTTTTGGTCGCTAGAAACCTTAATAATTCCTTCAATCTTGAAGAAGTTTGCACTCTTGTGAATCAGTCTGCAAGATTGAAGCGCACGTCCCTGTTGAGGTCAGTAGTTCTGTTTTTTAATAGTCATATTTTTCGACCGTTGGAGCTTCaatgactatttttttttttactgttgaaGGATAACACACCTTTGCACCCCTCAATAACTATCCACGATTTAAGCTTATTTAGCGCTGGTCTTTTTTGAATCACTTAAGGCTTATATTTATTTAACTTTGGACCCTAAAACACAACACTTGAGCTAGCAACAGACCAACAGTACTATTCTTTATGTTTTTACTAAGAATCGTTGCCTTTATATTTTAAGGGTTTCTGAGAGATTATCTGTTCTTATAACTTGCCAtattatatttttgaaaatttattttctttttcttaaaagaGAATGTTGTTACCGTGAATGGGAAGAATCACATGATGAGTGTGATAACAAAATTTTATAGTTTCCATAAAAGTGATTTATTCAAAGTGCGTTAAGTttatcttgaattcttgatccgttttgaagaatgatccggtctgacatattttggtggtgatccGAATGGGTACCTCATAGTTTGGTTCGATCGCAACCtgcgacttggaggagtatataatgtactatcatcttgttgaACAAGTCAATTGTAATTTGGGGGCCgatttttcgagctagggtttcagagcgAGATTTCTCGCCGTTGTTTGGGTGTAATATCTCTTCTACGtagtaaaacatcttcttctttgcccgaggacatagcacaccacatcagtgtgtaaacctcgttaaatctctggaTTGTACAGATctatgtttgtttattttcgtattcaTTGGTGTTTCCTATAACAAAATggtttttaaattgattaaCTCAATATTCGGTTTTGTTTCTAGTCAActtattactttttattttatttaatgggAAAGAGTTTGTTGTCAAGCTGCATAGTCCTGCATCAATGCGGGACCAATAGGAGCATTAGGACGGGCATCCAAAGGGAGGAGTGGAGAAGTCATTTCACTGCCCCATATGACAAGGCATAGGGGGATATTGCCAAACAtcgttctttttttcttatttaatttatGGAAAAGTATTTTCTATGGAAAAGTACAGTTCTTGTGTGTGTGATTGAGTGCAAGGTCCAAAGAGAATGCAACAGGAAACATAACAGAAtagtcatttttccttttatgggaGGTCGTTCAATCGTTTCACCGGTTCGCCCCAGTGTGTATGGCCACGGGCCAcactcctaatttttttttgttttcttttaatcaattcaaaattgacAAATTTTTGGTTCACAAgcgaaacaaaaagaaataactTCCGGTACCCCGGGGTTGGGAACAGAAAACATGTTGAAATCCTCTCTGGTGGCTGGAGAAGCCAGTGAGAGTCCCAACCGTCGGATGAACCCCAGGTTCCACCCCGACACATGGCTGGATCCATCCACCCTCACTGGCCTTTCCAGTCGCTGTAGAAGAGCCGGATCCACAAAAAACCCCACCCCTTGATTCAATGTGGTCAAAGCTGTAACACGGTGTGGACACGCACCGATGCGGAATCAGTACCGACGTTGCTGCGCTTCAAGTCAAACCGCGTCGTCATCACCGTCACCTCTCTCTCACCCACTTCACAGTAGCATATGACGCTTAGATGATGCAAAGGGTTTGATTATTTCATCGAATCAGACGGTGTGGACTGAACTTCTGGGAAATTCTGGTTCTTTGCCCCACCCACCCACCATGTGGGTGTCCTTAAGTAGGTAGCTTTGTAATGGTCGCATCCTAGGGTGCCAAAATCTAACCCGAATTattaaaatcaaatcgaatcaaaatcgaaaTGAGCTTATTTGATCATATTTCAGACTGATATTTTATGACATTAAAATTAAATTGGacagaaaaaaattgataaaacatcAAATCATACTGGAAAACAAGGATTTCGACCATAAAAAGAACATTTTTTTAGTACTTCTGAATAAATTTACATAAAGTAAACTAAAATCAAACCGATAATCCACTGACTGGAAATTGAAATTGGTGCATTCTTATGGATTCATATTTCAATTTTACTAATCTTCACAtctaaattaatcaatcgaaccATAACCGGTTCAAACCGATGGATTGACACCTATGCTACTTTCTATCTTACCGACCTAACGGCTCTTTCCCAAAAGCAGAGTCAAATAGACCTTACTTACAAAATAGTCCGCGAGAGCCATTAGTCGACCTATTCAATCAGAAACTTCTGTAGCTCTTCCTcgtcattctctctctctctctctctcactttcacTCTCATCTGCAAGTCCATTACTCCAACCGACAAGCAACCAATCCCATTCTGGAAGAAACCCAATgaaaaaatctatatataaaTCCTTCCATTCCACCAAATTCCAAAACTCATCAGTTCATGATCACCTGCCTACTGTAGAAATTTTCAGGCACCTACATGGATTGTTTGGTTCACCCAGTTGCGATATTGCGGCGGCGACTTTCAGGTTCGCGGCTTGGTTACCGGCCTATATCGGAGGAAGGATTTGGGAATTCCGGTAGGCCGGTGACTGTGGTTGTTGGGGAGGAGAAGAGGGAGTTCTTGGTGGATCCTTTTGTATTGGAAGAAGACCCTTTTCGGATCTTGATGGAAACGATGAAGAAGGAAAGCAAGGAGGAGAGAATTTATGGAACCCAAGAAGAGAAATCTGTGATTTTTGTGGATGTTGATGCCATTTTGTTTGAACACATGTTGTGGTTAATGTATAATGACTGTTCTTCTCTGTTCAAGCTCAACCTTGGGGATATTTTAGATTTCTATGCTCTAGATacatgaaaagaagaagagaaggtgcTCTCTTTCTCATTAATTactaattattttattttatgtaaggACTGTTTATATTTACCATTAATAAGTTCTGATCAATGATATGATATTGACTCATCTAATCATCTATGAAATAAAgctctctcattctctcctctttaaCACCCAAATTTTTTATAGTGTGAGAACCATTATTGGGAAGAGTTGCTAGTGTTTAATTTGCCAGTTCTAGGCCAAAGACATAAATTTCCTGCTGCCGCAAATCACAGGTGGCGAAAAGGAATCCCGCTTTGATTAAAAGGGGTATTTTAGAAAAGGGAGAGCGTTTTTTAAAAGTAGTGTACCCCTGCATCAGCACAAGAGCCATTGGGAACAGtaatagaagcatcaacatggaTGAGATTTTCTCCTTTCATGAGGGGCAAGGGGGTTATTTTATCCCCTACTGTGTCTGGACGCAGGGGCAAAACCTTTTAggcttatttttctctttagaaattacaaaaaataattcAATATCAATAAAAAGTACAATAAATGAGCTCGCTCGTGTTTTTTGCTTTGGTGGTGGAATCCTAACAAAATACCACCCAATTGATCCAGATAATACCAACATTTTCTAGATCCTTTGATTTCATCTATTCAATTGATCTTTTTTCTTTAAGGGGTATTTGCAAACTTATAGAGGAAAGGAATTATTCCATTTCGATGCATACAATTGCCGGGTAATgggaatttcttttttatttcattggACTCAAAATTCATTGGGCAAAACCTCTGGCTTGGAGTTGGCAAGAACAAGAGAACTGAAcatgaaacaagaaaaaattatctttgagACTGGACATGTAAGAGCTCTCATATGGACCAGGCGGAATCTAACCggcagctttttttttttcctgataaaaTAATCAGCAGGTTGCCTGAATAGAGTCTTTTGTGTTCCAAGGCTCCAAGCCATTACACAATCACAGGTTACAGAAAAGCATCTCAAGGGTGTTTTGGTCACAAAATAATGCATCATCTCAAGGGTCATCCATGTCTTGCTCTGACCCCTATAGTATGAAGTCGATAATACGCTCAGTTATTGTTTCTGATGACTTCTCAATACCATTCAAAAACATAAGCATCCCTTGACCACTTTGACTATTGTTGAAGGAAAACGCAAAATTATCCTCTGCATTGAGTGTGGCCATGGGATAAGCATTGGATCGCCGAGATGATCTTGGGATGCATGCCCAAATGGGTCTTAGCCATTCAATACTCATTGTACCGCCACATTCACTGCAGAGGATAATGGTCCGAAGGAAAACCGTCCTCTATCCCTTCTTTAATAAGCATTAAAGGTGTCGTTTAATTAGAATCGTGGTATCATGGACTTTTAGGAGCTAGTGTTTTTCAATATGAGGTGGGCAACCGAACACATTATCGCTCCTACTTCTGAATCAGTAATGATTGCTGCAAAATTGGAAACATGCCGAACACCCTGTGCAGCAGGGTGGACACTTTGAAACGGAAGTTGGCTACTATCTCACTTGCAGCCGGGAAATGGAATTCTAGGGGCAGGAGTGGAATTTTCTCCCCTTAGtaaggtttttgttttttttttcctgggatGTTGAGTGTGATGGAAAATTGTGTTAAAGTTGAGTTTGGGACATGAGAATTTAAAGATTGAGAAATTGGTCAGTTTTTGGATTCAGTACAACTAGTAGGTCAACTCTCACATCAGATTCCTTCCTAAGAAACGAAATGCCACATCTCAATATTTAATTGGATTGGATTTGAAACTCAAGTATTTTTCACTATTGggttggggagagagagatgaagacTGGATTGAAGCTCAAAGATGGAAGCTGCAATACCAACATTCCGGTAAGTAACTGCAAAGATCTcatgtgaaaagaaaaagagagaaagaagaagattgtaCACACGGTATACACCATGGGACATCCAAAGGTTCAAGCAATTGGAATCAGGGTCCAAATTTCGCAGCCCCTTTTGAAAAGACGTAGGAGAACATGGGTTGAAAttgtctgtaattccgatctcgtacaatttcatgAAATACCACATTtggggggtgacacgtgtattgataccaatacaatggttcatatctggtacaactaataagaccttaaatcagtgaagaggcatttaaatcagatctgaaccattgcattagtatcaatacacgtgtcaccccccgAAGGtagtatttcacggaattgtacgagatcggaattgcagacgatttttttctagGAGAACATGAGTAGGTTGCattcttttttctaaaatttttttaaaaataaacccccctctctctcacacacttAGAAAATGATGAGTGTGAAACCCgtaactaagggtgtcaaaaagCCCAGCCAGCCCGAGAATGCTCTGAGCCAGGACAGGGCTTGTGCTAAGCGTTTTAGCCTATAGGCCAGGCATGAGCAGGAATTTTTAGGCAAGATGTTGGTCCGGGGCTACGACCTTGGGTTGAGCACAACCCTATGTATACAATATTTTATGGGAGAGGATTTCCTAAAAGGAAGTGTGGCCCTTATATTGGCATGGGGATCAGTGGGATCACCAGTAGATGCATCAACAAGGGTAGGATTTTTGCCTTTCATGAAGGGCGGAGCAATCATTTCATCCCACTGTTGAGGCATAGGGGGCTACGCTatcttttaggcttctttttcccatattataTATCACTATATGCAATAATATAGTAACTCATACACCAATGCGTGGGCCA
Encoded here:
- the LOC122069301 gene encoding uncharacterized protein LOC122069301; translated protein: MDCLVHPVAILRRRLSGSRLGYRPISEEGFGNSGRPVTVVVGEEKREFLVDPFVLEEDPFRILMETMKKESKEERIYGTQEEKSVIFVDVDAILFEHMLWLMYNDCSSLFKLNLGDILDFYALDT